The sequence below is a genomic window from Cobetia sp. cqz5-12.
GGATCAAGACCCTGGCGGGTGACGGCGCGGCCTGGATCGTGCTGCCGCTGCTGCTGGCCTCCTATGTGGCACTGATCGCCTACTCGGCACGCTTCCCGGAGCTTGGGGAAGGCGATATCGATGAACTGCCGCCGGTCGGTCCGACCGTCAAGGTCGGTCTCTACTTCCTGCTGCCGGTCGTGGTACTGGTGTGGTGCCTGACGGTTGAACGCATGTCACCGGGGCTATCGGCTTTCTGGGCCGTACTGTTCATGATCTTCATCACCGTGACCCAGCGTCCGCTGGTGGCCATCTTCCGCAAGGAAGGCAATGTCGGCGGCGCCGCACAACGCGGTGGCGAAGACCTCTTCCATGGCCTGGTGATCGGCGCCAAGAACATGATCGGTATCGGCGTGGCGACTGCGGCGGCAGGTATCGTCGTTGGCACCGTGACCCTGACCGGACTGGGCCTCAAGATGACTGCCTTCGTCGAGTTCATCTCGGCCGGCAACCTGATGCTGATCCTGCTCTTCACCGCCGTGATCAGCCTGATCCTGGGCATGGGCCTGCCGACGACCGCCAACTACATCGTCGTCTCGACGCTGATGGCACCGGTCATCGTCAATCTGGGCGCGGAAAACGGCCTGATCGTGCCGCTGATCGCCGTGCACCTGTTCGTGTTCTACTTCGGGATATTGGCTGATGACACGCCACCGGTGGGTCTAGCCGCCTTCGCGGCGGCCGCGATTGCCAAGGCAGACCCGATCAAGACCGGTATCCAGGGCTTCACCTACGATATCCGCACCGCGATCCTGCCGTTCATGTTCATCTTCAATACCAACCTGCTGCTGATGAACATCGACAGCTACTGGCACCTGGCGATCACGGTGGCCTCGGCCGTCGCGGCGATGCTGGTCTTCGCAGCGGCGACCCAAGGCTACTGGCTGACCCGCACGCGCTGGTACGAGACCATCGGTCTGCTGCTGATCACCTTTACGCTGTTCCGTCCGGGCTACTGGTGGGACATGATCTATCCGCCCACCACCATGGCCGCACCGCAGCAGATCGAGACGCTGATCGCCGAAGCGCCGGTGGACAGCAAGCTGCCGATTCACGTCTCGGGCATCAACCTGGATGGCGACGAGGTTTCCAAGACCGTGTTGCTGCCGGTCTCTGACGCCGAGAGTGGCGAAGCCCGTCTGACCGATGTCGGCCTGACGCTGGACATCAGCGACGAGCAGGTGCTGGTCAGCATGATCGAGTACGGCAGCGTGGCACAGCAGGCCGGCATCGACTTCGACTTCACCATCGATGGCATCCAGCAGACGGCTGAGCGTCCGCCGAAGGAAATCGCCATGCTGCCGGCACTGGCGTTGCTGTGGTTGATCGGCTTCCTGCAGGTACGTCGACGTCGTCAGCAACCCGCCGTTGCCTGACGCCTAAGCGCTATCCACTCGACAAGATAGCGTTTGAGCGCCAATCCTCACGGCTGATGCCGTGAGGGGGTAAACAAAAGCCGCCCCCGAGATTATCGGTGGGCGGCTTTTTCATGCGTGCGGCGCTGACTTTGCGTGCGGCGCGATTGGCTCTCTTTGCTACTAGTTGGGGCTGCTCAGCATGATGCTGTCAGGCTCCTGGCAAGAGGGCATTTCATGAGGGAGCAACAGTATGCGCCTGCCTTGCGTGACCTGTCTGCAAGGCTTGCGTGAAATCTGAACGCGTTTTTGCAACACGATCGACATATTCATCATGCTAGCTTCAAGGGGCACACTCCAACGGAAGGCATGTCGCCAATGGTAAGAGTCGAGAAGCAGTCCCGTCGTCTGTATGTCCTCGATACCAACGTGCTGATTCACGACCCCTCAGCCCTGTTCCAGTTTGACGAGCATGATGTCGTCATTCCGATGACGGTGCTGGAGGAGCTGGACAAGCACAAGAATGGCAACAAGGAGATTGCCCATACCGCCCGCCAGATCAGCCGTACGTTGTCCGATCTCACCGCGGACGTCACACCTCAGGAAATCCTGCGTGGAATTCCGCTCCCGCCCTCCATGAATGGCGCGGGCAACCTTCACTTCCTCTCCGGCCATGTCGATCAGAGCGACGCCTGCGCCGACAATCGCATTCTTGCCGAGACTCGCAGCCTGTCTGCACGCTGTCAGGACGCCTCGGTCATCCTGGTGACCAAGGACATCAATCTACGTATCAAGGCCGCCGCCCTGGGCATGGCGGTGGAAGACTATCTGACGGACCGCGCCTTCACCGACAGCGACGTCATGATCGAGGGCGTCAAGCTCTTTCACGAGGCCGGCCACGACGGCCAGGGCGTCTGGGACGACATGCAGGTCGATGTCACCGTCACGCGCGAGCACCATCGCACCTTCTATGAGCTGTCAGGCCAGATGCCCAAGGACTGGTACCCTGGCATGCTGATCGCGGATTGCGATGGGGATGATGGCGCCAGCTTCGAGGCCATCGTGCGCGAGCTGGAGCACGACTATGCACGTCTGGAAGTGCTGCAGAACTATCGCAACGAGCGCAGCGCCTGGGGAGTGAACGCCCATGACAGTCGCCAGAACTTTGCACTCAATCTGCTGATGGACGACAGCGTCGACATGGTGTCGATCGCGGGCAGTGCCGGTACCGGCAAGACCTACATGACGTTGGCTGCCGCGTTCGAGCAGACACTGGAGAAGAAGCGTTTCGAACGCATCATCTTCACCCGCGCGCCGATCGCGATGGGCGAAGAGATCGGCTTTCTGCCCGGTACCGAAGAAGAGAAGATGTCGCCGTGGATGGGCGCCTTCCACGACAACATGGACAACCTGCTACGCAAGGAGGGAGAAGGCACCAGCGCCTGGAACGAGGAGGCCACGCGCGCCTGGATCGGTAATCGTGTCCAGATTCGCTCCCCGTCCTTCATGCGTGGCCGCACGTTGAGCGATACCTTCCTGATCATCGATGAAGCCCAGAACCTGACACCCAAGCAGCTCAAGGGGTTGCTGACACGGGCGGGCGCCAACACCAAGGTGGTACTGCTGGGCAACGTCGGCCAGATAGACACTCCCTATCTGACCGCCAACACCTGTGGTCTTGCGGTGGCAGTGCAGCGCTTCAGCTCGTGGCCGCATGCCAGTCACGTGACACTCAAGTGCGTCGAGCGCTCACGCCTGGCGCTGGTCGCGGAAGAGCTGCTGTGAGGTATTCGCTGCATCTTCGACAACTTGCTATCCACTCGATGGCGTCGCCATCACGACACTGACGGCTCTGAAATCACGAGCTTGGCATCACGAGATAGAGAACACGACAGCACTGACAAAAAACGCCGCCCATCTGGGCGGCGTTTTCGTGTGCACTGCGTCATGTCGGTCACGGTGATCACACCGCAAGTGCGTGGTGATCACTCGAACAGGCCTTCAGCATACGAAAGGCGGCAAGGGCGCAAAGGCCAGACGCTCCTTGAGCAACTTGTTTTCATGCGTCAGCTGCCCAAGCTGAGCCTCCAGGCGTGAGTATTCCGCCGAGGAGTGCTCCAGCTGCGCGCGCATGTCCTTGAGCTCCGTCTCGCGCTGCTGGCGAGCCGAGGCCTCCTCAAAGCGGCGACGCTCTTCTTCCTGCAGCTGCTTGCGTTGCTCGGCCGCCTGGGCATCGAGACGCTCGACGCGCTTCTCGAGCTGCTCCTGACGACGTCGATGCTGTTTGTCGAGCTCGCTTTTCTCGAGACGTGCATCATCCAGCATCTTCATCAGGCGCGTTTCACTGGCTTCATGACGCGCCTCTTCCTGCGCGAGGCGCTCCTTCCACTCGCTTTCCTGCGCCTGAATCGCCTGCTGATGGCGCTCATGGTCTACTTCGCGCGTGCGCTCCATGGCCGCGATGTCTTCCTGGGCCAAGGTCAGACGCTTTTCGAGCTTGTCCTGCAGCTGCTGCCAATGTTCCTGCTCATTGGTCAATGTCGCCAATGCCTGCACGCGCTCTTCGAGGCGCGCCTGCACCTGGGCCAATTGCTCGGACAGGGCGCTGAGACGCTGTTCGGCATCTTCCGCGCGGCGCTGTGCCTGCGCTTGGGCCTCACGCGCCTCGACGGTCTGCTTGTCCGCTTCCTGGCGATAGTGCACCAAGCTTTCATTGGCCAATGACTGCGCCTCCTTCCAGACCGTGGCCAGGGTCTCGGTGAGACTGTCAGGCATGGCCTGACTCAGTGGCTCATCACGCTTCTCGGCGCGCCGCTGGCGCCAATCACGCAGGTGATCGCTGATAGTGGTGAAGCTGCCGGTCCCCAGCACTTCACGAATCTTCTGCACGCTCGGGGCCTCGCCCCGTGCCATCAGTGACTCGATGGCTCGTTGTACATCCTCGTACTGGACGCCAGTGCGCGCCATGGGAATCTCCGTCCGTAGTCCGTCATTGATACATGGTCTGTCATTGATTCGTCGCAAGTCTTTGCTGCCTGGCCGCCATTACGCCACGAAGCGCGACCAACTACCACTCTCAAACGTGCACTCTACAAGCACGTGCTGACAGCTGATGGGCCACGCCATCTGACGAGAGCATTGCCGTGATGTCACTCACCCTATTGTGCCATCGGCCTGCCGCCAGTCTGGTGCCCATCTTAGCGATGTTTTCTCACAAGATAAAGATAATTACATATTACGTAATACGTAATTTACGATACATTGTACTCTATAAATTCATGATTACGCGCCTTATCTTGAATTATCTTGATCATAACGTCACAATCAGCCCCGAGGACAGGCCAAGGCTGGAGAGAATAGGGTAGGGCAGAACAGGCAAGGACAGAGCAGGGATGGGTAGAGCAGGAAAGGGCAGACAAGTGAATGCCAGGGGCGCCATAGCGCGGCGCACGCCTGATATGACGCGCCAGACGGGCGATATA
It includes:
- a CDS encoding PhoH family protein produces the protein MVRVEKQSRRLYVLDTNVLIHDPSALFQFDEHDVVIPMTVLEELDKHKNGNKEIAHTARQISRTLSDLTADVTPQEILRGIPLPPSMNGAGNLHFLSGHVDQSDACADNRILAETRSLSARCQDASVILVTKDINLRIKAAALGMAVEDYLTDRAFTDSDVMIEGVKLFHEAGHDGQGVWDDMQVDVTVTREHHRTFYELSGQMPKDWYPGMLIADCDGDDGASFEAIVRELEHDYARLEVLQNYRNERSAWGVNAHDSRQNFALNLLMDDSVDMVSIAGSAGTGKTYMTLAAAFEQTLEKKRFERIIFTRAPIAMGEEIGFLPGTEEEKMSPWMGAFHDNMDNLLRKEGEGTSAWNEEATRAWIGNRVQIRSPSFMRGRTLSDTFLIIDEAQNLTPKQLKGLLTRAGANTKVVLLGNVGQIDTPYLTANTCGLAVAVQRFSSWPHASHVTLKCVERSRLALVAEELL
- a CDS encoding TRAP transporter permease, with product MTKTQTAATSQAPDAETHHDAEVLEMLESETGGRHPVGFVGRHFMWLIPLAWSLFQLYHASPLSLLNSDTARAVHLCFAISLAFVAYPAYKGAPANRIPLYDWALAIFAVAGVAYVLIFSDELARRAGAYTTVDLVFSGIGLVLLLEATRRALGPPLAVVASVFLLYSLFGAYMPDVIAHAGASLNKLLGHQWLTTEGVFGVALGVSTDFVFLFVLFGALLERAGAGNYFIRMAFSMLGHMRGGPAKAAVVASGLSGIISGSSIANVVTTGTFTIPLMKKVGFPATKAGAVEVAASTNGQLTPPIMGAAAFLMVEYVGIPYLDVIKHALLPALISYIALIYIVHLEACKAGMEGLKRTQKTSMIATLLTFLTVFIGMGILTLVVYYGIGWIKTLAGDGAAWIVLPLLLASYVALIAYSARFPELGEGDIDELPPVGPTVKVGLYFLLPVVVLVWCLTVERMSPGLSAFWAVLFMIFITVTQRPLVAIFRKEGNVGGAAQRGGEDLFHGLVIGAKNMIGIGVATAAAGIVVGTVTLTGLGLKMTAFVEFISAGNLMLILLFTAVISLILGMGLPTTANYIVVSTLMAPVIVNLGAENGLIVPLIAVHLFVFYFGILADDTPPVGLAAFAAAAIAKADPIKTGIQGFTYDIRTAILPFMFIFNTNLLLMNIDSYWHLAITVASAVAAMLVFAAATQGYWLTRTRWYETIGLLLITFTLFRPGYWWDMIYPPTTMAAPQQIETLIAEAPVDSKLPIHVSGINLDGDEVSKTVLLPVSDAESGEARLTDVGLTLDISDEQVLVSMIEYGSVAQQAGIDFDFTIDGIQQTAERPPKEIAMLPALALLWLIGFLQVRRRRQQPAVA
- a CDS encoding DNA-binding protein, which translates into the protein MARTGVQYEDVQRAIESLMARGEAPSVQKIREVLGTGSFTTISDHLRDWRQRRAEKRDEPLSQAMPDSLTETLATVWKEAQSLANESLVHYRQEADKQTVEAREAQAQAQRRAEDAEQRLSALSEQLAQVQARLEERVQALATLTNEQEHWQQLQDKLEKRLTLAQEDIAAMERTREVDHERHQQAIQAQESEWKERLAQEEARHEASETRLMKMLDDARLEKSELDKQHRRRQEQLEKRVERLDAQAAEQRKQLQEEERRRFEEASARQQRETELKDMRAQLEHSSAEYSRLEAQLGQLTHENKLLKERLAFAPLPPFVC